Proteins from a single region of Amblyomma americanum isolate KBUSLIRL-KWMA chromosome 10, ASM5285725v1, whole genome shotgun sequence:
- the bisc gene encoding TM2 domain-containing protein 1 biscotti, with protein MTPFTIVAAGALLNAVSLALATYEANCSALLMGQYSCAAPEIDPATQQPKTCGPDDQARVICTAADGIVCKNGTGIGRDTFERTIPCRFTNGYSFETALLLSVFLGMFGADRFYLGYPAIGLAKFCTLGFMFLGQLVDIILISMQVVGPADGSHYVISYFGPGLRFLGLDNETYVLPQGDW; from the coding sequence ATGACGCCGTTTACGATTGTGGCAGCGGGCGCGCTGCTGAACGCCGTCTCTCTGGCACTTGCAACCTACGAGGCGAACTGCAGTGCACTCCTCATGGGGCAGTACTCGTGCGCGGCTCCCGAAATCGACCCGGCCACTCAACAGCCGAAGACGTGCGGTCCCGACGACCAGGCCCGTGTCATTTGCACCGCAGCCGACGGCATCGTGTGCAAAAACGGCACCGGCATAGGGCGGGATACCTTCGAGAGGACTATACCGTGCCGCTTCACTAACGGCTACTCCTTCGAGACCGCGCTGCTGCTCTCCGTGTTCCTCGGCATGTTTGGAGCAGACCGCTTTTATCTGGGCTACCCCGCCATCGGTCTGGCAAAGTTCTGCACGCTGGGTTTCATGTTCCTCGGCCAGTTGGTGGACATAATTTTGATTTCGATGCAGGTCGTGGGGCCCGCTGACGGTTCGCATTATGTCATAAGTTACTTCGGCCCCGGCCTGCGGTTCCTGGGACTCGACAATGAAACCTACGTTTTACCGCAGGGCGATTGGTGA